From one Sulfurimonas sp. HSL-3221 genomic stretch:
- a CDS encoding c-type cytochrome translates to MKKHLSALLGAALLLGSFSTAANADVKRGQKAYLKKCKRCHGNGTKGAAMKTQKEWADAFADDAALFRAWHKDDKKAMKYIDSSRFKKDAPNLKDFLYEYGSDSGNVPSCG, encoded by the coding sequence ATGAAAAAACATCTATCGGCCCTGTTGGGCGCGGCACTGCTGCTCGGCAGCTTCTCAACGGCGGCGAACGCCGACGTCAAACGGGGGCAGAAAGCCTATCTGAAGAAGTGTAAACGCTGTCACGGAAACGGTACGAAGGGGGCCGCGATGAAGACCCAGAAAGAGTGGGCGGACGCTTTCGCGGATGATGCCGCGCTGTTCAGAGCGTGGCACAAAGATGACAAGAAGGCGATGAAATATATCGACAGCAGCCGCTTCAAGAAAGATGCACCGAATCTCAAGGATTTCCTCTACGAATACGGTTCGGATTCCGGTAACGTCCCCTCCTGCGGCTAA
- the serB gene encoding phosphoserine phosphatase SerB, translating into MRLCVFDFDSTLMDGETIDFFAEALGIGEEVAAITERAMNGELDFFESLQQRAKLLKGLDVETVERISHSLPYMPGAKETIAALKAQDITVVCFSGGFRTATSYAKDVLGFDADFSNALHAKDGRLTGEVGGDMMFNWSKGDMLVRLQGLLKVTPEETMVVGDGANDLSMFAHAGTRVAFCAKPVLKEAANIIIDTKDLREILGRLV; encoded by the coding sequence ATGCGGTTATGCGTGTTTGATTTCGATTCGACGTTGATGGACGGCGAGACCATCGACTTTTTTGCCGAGGCGCTGGGCATAGGCGAAGAGGTCGCCGCCATCACGGAGCGGGCCATGAACGGGGAGCTTGACTTCTTCGAGAGCCTTCAGCAGCGGGCCAAGCTGCTCAAGGGGCTTGATGTGGAGACGGTAGAGCGCATCAGCCACTCCCTTCCCTACATGCCCGGTGCCAAAGAGACGATCGCGGCGCTGAAAGCGCAGGATATTACCGTCGTCTGTTTCAGCGGCGGTTTCCGTACGGCGACCTCCTACGCCAAGGACGTGCTCGGGTTCGATGCGGACTTCTCCAACGCACTGCATGCCAAAGACGGCAGACTGACCGGCGAAGTCGGCGGGGACATGATGTTCAATTGGTCGAAGGGGGATATGCTCGTGCGCCTGCAGGGGCTGCTCAAGGTGACGCCCGAAGAGACGATGGTCGTCGGGGACGGGGCCAATGACCTCAGCATGTTCGCCCATGCCGGAACGCGGGTCGCCTTCTGCGCGAAACCGGTCCTGAAAGAGGCGGCGAATATCATCATCGATACCAAAGACCTCCGCGAAATCCTGGGGCGTCTCGTATGA
- a CDS encoding methylenetetrahydrofolate reductase, with product MFDALEAKLKNGRYVSLETTPSHSASFAPVIDTIESLGLHERVDAFSTTDNPLAKLKYNALFAATLMQQRFGKPVLATMSMRDRNRIALQSDLLGANEAGVRAILALTGDPAKNSDQKDAKGVFESDSTLLLEIIAAFNAGTDLEGKAFSVAPQPILPFAVVNSFARNPKSLYKKMAKKVEHGAQGIITQPVFDLDNAKLLLELMDEANAKHGTNAQLVLGLFPITKLRTAQFLDAHVPGIHVPPSWLEALGNAKDADDAYKIGFDLSKQLFDDVMALHPKVHLMMANQFSVAAELLA from the coding sequence GTGTTTGACGCACTGGAAGCAAAGCTAAAAAACGGACGTTATGTCAGTCTCGAAACGACACCGTCGCACTCCGCTTCCTTTGCCCCCGTCATCGACACGATCGAATCCCTCGGCCTGCATGAGCGCGTCGACGCTTTCAGTACCACCGACAACCCCCTCGCCAAACTGAAATACAACGCCCTCTTCGCCGCCACCCTTATGCAGCAGCGCTTCGGTAAACCGGTCCTGGCGACGATGAGCATGCGCGACCGCAACCGCATCGCCCTGCAAAGCGACCTGCTCGGGGCCAACGAAGCCGGCGTCCGCGCCATTCTCGCCCTGACAGGCGACCCGGCCAAAAACTCCGACCAGAAAGATGCCAAAGGGGTATTTGAAAGTGACAGTACCCTGTTGCTGGAGATCATCGCCGCTTTTAACGCCGGCACCGACCTGGAGGGCAAAGCCTTCTCCGTCGCGCCGCAGCCGATTCTCCCCTTTGCCGTCGTCAACTCCTTCGCCCGCAACCCCAAGAGCCTCTACAAGAAGATGGCCAAAAAAGTCGAGCACGGCGCCCAGGGGATCATCACCCAGCCGGTCTTCGACCTTGATAACGCCAAACTGCTGCTGGAGCTGATGGACGAAGCCAATGCGAAGCACGGCACAAATGCCCAACTTGTCCTCGGCCTCTTTCCCATTACGAAACTGCGCACGGCCCAGTTCCTTGATGCCCATGTTCCGGGCATCCACGTTCCGCCCTCGTGGCTCGAGGCCTTGGGCAACGCCAAGGATGCGGACGACGCCTACAAGATCGGCTTCGATCTGAGCAAGCAGCTTTTCGATGACGTCATGGCCCTGCACCCGAAAGTGCACCTGATGATGGCCAACCAGTTCAGCGTCGCCGCGGAATTATTAGCTTAA
- a CDS encoding beta-ketoacyl-ACP synthase III produces MYAAFRSVGAYVPERILTNADLEKMVDTSDEWITKRTGIKERHIAADDEFTSDMGAKAAALAIERAGIAKEEIDLVICATISPDYFNMPSTATIISSKLGLPQVMAFDISAACTGFVYVVSMAKAFIESGMKKNVLVIGAEKLSAITDYTDRTTCILFGDGAGAAVISATENKDEAILDVHTGADGTYADLLMTPNGGTGSAHDALDAEAKTGCFMQMKGNETFKVAVRTLTNDVKEILAENSMSADDIKHFVPHQANYRIIKAVGDALNLREEQVVLTVHKYGNTSGSSIPIAINDLYESGKLQKGDMMLLDAFGGGLTWGSALVPFAGPAAV; encoded by the coding sequence ATGTATGCAGCTTTTCGTTCGGTAGGTGCCTATGTGCCCGAGCGTATTCTGACCAACGCCGACCTCGAGAAAATGGTCGATACCTCTGACGAGTGGATCACGAAACGCACCGGTATCAAAGAGCGCCATATCGCCGCCGACGACGAGTTTACCAGCGACATGGGGGCCAAGGCGGCTGCACTGGCGATCGAGCGTGCCGGCATCGCCAAAGAGGAGATCGATCTCGTGATCTGTGCGACGATCTCTCCGGACTACTTCAACATGCCCTCAACGGCGACCATCATCTCTTCCAAACTGGGCCTGCCCCAGGTCATGGCGTTCGACATTTCCGCCGCATGTACGGGATTCGTCTACGTCGTCAGCATGGCGAAGGCCTTTATCGAGTCGGGGATGAAAAAGAACGTCCTGGTCATCGGGGCGGAGAAACTCAGCGCCATTACCGATTACACGGACCGTACGACCTGTATCCTCTTCGGCGACGGCGCCGGGGCGGCGGTGATCAGCGCGACGGAGAACAAGGACGAAGCGATTCTCGACGTGCATACGGGTGCCGACGGCACCTACGCCGATCTGCTGATGACGCCGAACGGCGGCACGGGTTCGGCCCATGATGCGCTGGACGCGGAAGCGAAGACCGGCTGTTTTATGCAGATGAAGGGGAACGAAACCTTCAAGGTCGCCGTGCGTACCCTGACCAACGACGTCAAGGAGATCCTTGCCGAAAACAGTATGAGCGCCGATGATATCAAGCATTTCGTGCCGCACCAGGCGAACTACCGGATCATCAAAGCGGTCGGTGACGCCCTGAACCTGCGCGAAGAGCAGGTGGTGCTGACCGTGCACAAGTACGGGAACACCTCCGGGTCATCCATCCCCATCGCCATCAACGATCTCTACGAGAGCGGCAAGCTGCAAAAGGGCGATATGATGCTGCTCGATGCTTTCGGCGGCGGGCTGACGTGGGGAAGCGCACTGGTGCCGTTTGCAGGACCGGCTGCGGTATGA
- the ovoA gene encoding 5-histidylcysteine sulfoxide synthase, with the protein MQRFHSYPVRLDGTDPQATRDAIRNDFLSAYSLFEALFGLLKDENVFYRRSERTRHPMIFYFGHTATFFINKLLLAKVIDKRINPDFESLFAIGVDEMAWDDMDSSRYEWPGVDAVRDYRTRVKAQVLELIDTLPLQLPITQESPWWVILMGIEHERIHIETSSVLHRQMPLEEIRPSGQFRYCNDAGLPPENSLAVISGAAVQLGKAKGDPYYGWDNEYGSARMEVTEFRASKMLVSHGEFLPFVEAGGYEDPAYWDEEGMRFLERSGAKHPPFWVAKAAGGYRLRLLDREIDLPMDWPVEVNCLEAEAFCRYKSAQEGRVYRLPTEAEWVRMLESSTALSGERFDDANANINWNHFASSVPVNTFLQGELYDVVGNVWQWTSSTIDGYTGFEPHPVYDDFSLPTFDGKHNLIKGGSWASTGNETLRHSRYAFRRHFYQHAGFRYVEADAPAESMPENIYETDSLVAQYCEFQYGPDCFDVKNFARSCAEHAIAFTASTPQKRALDLGCATGRASFELARVFDDVTGIDFSARFIQVGAALKAQGQIAYERVEEGDVTTRQVHSLEEFGLEETAVNAQFWQGDACNLKAHFSGYDLIMATNLIDRLYEPERFLGTVHERLNEGGILLLTSPYTWLEEYTQKAHWLGGYYDEKGEVVDGLTGLKTILMPHFELLETFDVPFVIRETARKYQHTLSQMSVWKKR; encoded by the coding sequence TTGCAACGTTTTCACTCCTATCCGGTCAGACTTGACGGAACGGATCCGCAGGCGACGCGCGACGCGATCCGAAACGATTTCCTCAGTGCTTATTCGCTTTTTGAAGCCCTCTTCGGGCTGTTGAAGGACGAGAACGTCTTTTACCGCCGTTCGGAACGAACCCGCCATCCGATGATCTTCTATTTTGGCCACACGGCAACTTTCTTTATCAACAAACTTCTGCTTGCGAAGGTGATCGACAAGCGGATCAATCCGGATTTCGAATCTCTCTTCGCGATTGGTGTCGATGAAATGGCCTGGGATGACATGGACAGTTCACGCTATGAGTGGCCCGGCGTCGATGCCGTGCGCGACTACCGTACCCGGGTCAAGGCGCAGGTCCTGGAGCTGATCGATACCCTTCCGCTGCAGTTGCCGATCACCCAGGAAAGCCCCTGGTGGGTCATCCTGATGGGGATCGAACATGAACGGATTCACATTGAGACGTCGAGCGTGCTGCACCGCCAGATGCCGCTGGAGGAGATCCGGCCCTCTGGACAGTTCCGATACTGCAACGACGCCGGTTTGCCACCGGAGAATAGCCTGGCAGTGATCAGCGGCGCGGCCGTCCAGCTTGGAAAAGCAAAAGGGGACCCCTATTACGGCTGGGATAACGAATATGGCAGCGCGCGAATGGAAGTTACGGAGTTCCGGGCATCGAAGATGCTGGTCAGCCATGGGGAGTTCCTCCCCTTCGTCGAAGCGGGCGGCTATGAAGACCCCGCCTATTGGGACGAGGAGGGGATGCGTTTCCTGGAGCGGAGCGGCGCGAAACATCCGCCCTTTTGGGTAGCGAAAGCAGCGGGCGGCTATCGGCTGCGCCTGCTGGACCGGGAGATCGACCTGCCGATGGACTGGCCGGTGGAGGTCAACTGCCTCGAAGCAGAGGCTTTCTGCCGCTATAAAAGCGCGCAGGAGGGGCGTGTGTATCGCCTGCCGACGGAAGCGGAGTGGGTACGGATGCTCGAGAGCTCCACGGCACTTTCGGGCGAACGGTTCGACGACGCCAACGCCAATATCAATTGGAACCACTTCGCCTCCTCCGTCCCCGTCAATACCTTCTTGCAGGGGGAGCTTTACGACGTCGTCGGGAACGTCTGGCAGTGGACGTCATCGACGATTGACGGCTATACGGGGTTCGAACCGCATCCGGTCTATGACGATTTCTCTTTGCCGACCTTCGACGGCAAGCACAACCTGATCAAGGGGGGATCGTGGGCCTCAACGGGGAACGAGACCCTGCGCCATTCACGCTACGCGTTTCGCCGCCACTTCTACCAGCATGCAGGGTTCCGTTACGTGGAAGCCGATGCCCCCGCTGAGAGCATGCCGGAGAATATCTACGAAACGGACAGTCTGGTAGCGCAGTACTGCGAGTTCCAGTATGGACCGGACTGTTTCGATGTGAAAAACTTTGCGCGCAGCTGCGCGGAGCATGCCATCGCTTTCACGGCTTCCACCCCCCAAAAGCGGGCGCTGGATCTCGGCTGCGCGACGGGGCGGGCCTCCTTCGAACTGGCCAGGGTCTTCGACGACGTCACCGGGATCGACTTCTCCGCCCGTTTCATCCAGGTTGGAGCGGCCTTGAAAGCGCAGGGACAGATTGCCTATGAACGGGTAGAGGAGGGGGACGTCACGACCCGCCAGGTCCACTCGCTCGAGGAGTTCGGATTGGAGGAGACGGCTGTGAATGCGCAGTTCTGGCAAGGGGACGCCTGCAACCTCAAGGCGCATTTCAGCGGGTATGACCTGATCATGGCCACGAACCTGATCGACCGTCTCTACGAACCGGAGCGCTTTTTAGGGACGGTGCATGAACGGCTGAACGAGGGAGGAATACTCCTGCTGACATCGCCCTATACCTGGCTGGAAGAGTATACGCAAAAAGCGCACTGGCTCGGCGGCTATTATGACGAGAAAGGGGAGGTTGTCGACGGACTGACCGGGCTCAAGACGATCCTCATGCCGCATTTCGAGTTGCTGGAGACCTTTGACGTCCCCTTCGTGATACGCGAAACGGCGCGCAAATACCAGCATACGCTCTCGCAGATGAGCGTCTGGAAAAAGCGTTAG
- a CDS encoding HIT family protein: protein MATIDLPLLFIEAHDSEVPWLKIFVRRTVREFSECNAAEKAAVWDALDVIEREMLDYYRPEKINIASFGNMLPQVHWHIMARFKEDSYFPEPMWGPRQREGALDLPPLGTFLERLAKKFSAES, encoded by the coding sequence TTGGCCACAATTGACCTCCCCCTTCTTTTTATAGAAGCCCACGACAGCGAAGTGCCGTGGCTGAAAATTTTTGTCCGCCGCACCGTACGTGAATTCAGCGAGTGTAACGCCGCAGAGAAGGCGGCGGTCTGGGATGCCCTGGACGTGATCGAGCGGGAGATGCTCGACTATTACCGTCCCGAAAAGATCAACATCGCCTCTTTTGGTAATATGCTGCCGCAGGTACACTGGCACATCATGGCCCGTTTCAAAGAGGACAGCTACTTTCCCGAACCCATGTGGGGCCCCCGCCAGCGCGAAGGTGCACTCGACCTGCCGCCGCTAGGAACGTTTCTTGAACGTCTGGCGAAAAAGTTTTCCGCCGAATCCTGA